ATCAACAATTCGGCCGTGTTGATTGAAATTGCTCGACGCATCGGGAACTACGTGCCGGATCTTTCATTTGGAACGCACTTCTTTCAGGATTTGGTTGAAGCGGGTATTCGTTATCTGCCTCTTTATCCTGACGACCCTGACGTACGATTTAATCTCCACATGCTGCAGAATTCTCCTAATATTTTGAAGGATCTGATTCCTGCATTTGCACATCTCGAGAAAGTAATTCGCGTCATTGATGTACCTGCTTGTACGGGCGGAAAGGTATTGAAGGTCTTCATGAACGCCGATTCGAACGAAGCAGTTGGAATACTATCACAACCTTCTGCGCTGCCAGTCGCCAAATCTGTCGAGGGACTTGTTCTCGGGAAAACGGAGAAGGGCGAACATTGGCAATGGCGATCTGAAATGGTGGAAAGACTTGCGAGATCCATGAATGCCGAGGAGTTTGGCGTCAGAGCGCTCTACATTATCGGAAGCACGAAAAATGGCACGGCGGGACCCGGTAGCGATATTGATCTTCTTATACATTTCGCTGGAACGAGTGCACAACAAGAAGCCCTTCACCAATGGTTAAAGGGCTGGAGTCTGTGCCTTGACGAAATAAACTACCTGAAGACCGGTTATCGAAGCACCGGCCTATTGGATGTTCACATGATCACTGACGAAGACATTAAGAGGCAGACCAGCTACGCCGTCAAAATTAATGCAGTGACAGATTCTGCTCGCGAAATTCCGATCGGTTCCAATTAGTCAAAGTTAAATCAGAATTCGCTCAGCTGACTCAAGTTCGTCGATCTTGAATCGGATAACGGAGAGTTCCGGTCCGTCATGTGCTGCGTTCATACAATGTGTACGACCAATCTTCTGGCGCCACGTTCCTGTCAATCTCGTCGATTCGTGCACATGTCCGTGTAATGTTAGCATTGGCTGCCGTTTTTCGATAAATCGCCTGATCGCAATACTCCCAACGTGTAAATCGAGCGGAATTCCTTCAAATGATTGGCCATCCAACGCTGCGCGATCGAGTTGTGTATCATAAGGCGGTGAATGGAACATTAGAATTGCGTTTGTCAGGTCGACGTTTTCTGTCAACTTGTCTAGATCGCTTGCAATTGTTGACCACTTTCTTTCCGTTTCGCTTAAGTCAACGCTAGTTTCACCTTCATCCGGAGGTGTGCAGCCTGGATCAACGTAGCGCGATACATCGTACCGCTCCCAGTCCTTAAGTTGAAATGGGGTCGGAGGAATGTAGTTGTAGCCTATAACGACGTATCGGTCAGTATTTGCACGCTTGCCATGGCAATAGATACAAAGTCCTTGACTTTCAAGTTCCAGCAATTCAGGTTCAGCGGCTCGAGGGTCGTCGTTTCCTAAGATCAAATAGATTAGAGGAAAATGTTCACGTAGGTGTTCCTGCAGACGCTTTAGTTGTGGCCTTAGGTATCCCGCAATAAACCCTTGCGAGTTCATTCGATGCGGAAAAAGGTCGCCACAAACGAAGACGTTTTTCGGTAGTACTTGCTTGATTGATTCGAAAAGACGGTCATACCGTCTTGTGCTGCCATGTAAGTCTGAAACGAAGAGTGATGTCATATTGGTACAGTAACGTTGTTCGTTCCTAGCAATATAGCAGGCTTTGCACGAATTGCAATTCGTTGCTGGCGAGGCATTCAGTCTAAAATGCTTATATCCTTAGGTGATATCACAGAGCGATTTGATGGAGAAACTGTGGAATCCTCAGTGTGGTCATCACGCAGTCCGAGAACATTCAACTCAACTGGAACAAATGCGCTGACATGTTAAGGCTTTATTGAGTGTAAGTTCGAGAAATTTAGATATTTGGGTATGTACGTTTGTATTTGTCAGAAGGTGGTACTCTAAGCTCAGTAGGAGCCTGCCAATAGATTGGCAATCAGAGGTGGCTCCTCGTAAAACATCATCTTACGAAGCGTTAGAGACAGAATCGAGACAGACACTACATCTTGTGGTGCCTGTGTTAGGTGCAAAGACAGACTCTTAGTCTTATGCCTGATTCCCTGGCATAAGAGATCAAGAAAGAAAAGGCCTCGCATTGTGCGGGGCCTTCTTGTTGATCAACCATTCAGGAGAATCTCATGCGGGTGAAAGTATTGTGCTTAGGCCGCTCGGCCAAAGAAATCAACGTCAGTGACGGCACGACAGTCGAACAGGCTATTGCCGAGGCAGGTTTCCCGAAAGACAGCTCGAACACTCGGCACTTGAACGGTAGCCCGTGTTTCGATACGGATGTCGTGGTCGATGGGGCCGTGCTGACACTGGTCCCGCAGGTCAAAGGGGGCATCTAGGAGGGTGCTTCAGACTACCTGTCCTACGTAGTCTAAAGTATTCAAAGAGGGCTGTGATCCACGTGATCATGGCCCTCTTTCCTCCGGAGGTACAATCATGATTGAACAACAGATTAGAACGCTGTGCAACTTCCACGCCCAGAAGTGTCATACGCCAATTACGCTGATAACCAAGGAAGCTGATATTGCGACTTGGCATGAAGTCGGGATTGCAGTGTATGTAAATGCCGAGAAGGATTCGCAGTTGTGCAAGGACATGTTCGGTGATCCGATTGTGATGGAGTCCGTGCTTGTCGGTAAGGTGTCACCGACGTGGTTGGTTTTGTACGGCGCACCCAGACTGGACATCACATCGAACATTCTCGATGCGCATCTTCCACGCATGTGCCGTGTCTTTCGAAACAGCCAACGCCAGGCATTGATCGAAACAACGCTTTCAGTTGCTGCCGAACGTAAGCAGGAACTTGCACGAACATTACGCGACGACAAATATGAACTCGAACGACTCTGCATGCAAGTGATGACTCTATCTCGCAAGATCGAGGGCGACAACGAGATTCTCAAGCTGTTCAGCAGAGCACCTGAATTGATTAAATCCAAGGCAACGCGGAAATTTGTCGAGATGATGAAGTTAGTGCCGAGTTGCTACGAATCTATCAAGCTGGAAGACTCTTCGGTCATCGCGACGACGTATCCAATCGTGCTTGAACATGACGGCGGGCGATACGACTTTGAACCATACACCGTGGAAGTTCGTCTTGATATTGGCAAGGTACTTATCAGCGGTGGCACTGAAATGAACGGCTACATCCATCCGCATGTCACGGATGATCCGAACAACATCTGCTGGGGCAATATCGGGCATCTCGTACCACGACTTGCAGGAGAACTTGATTTGCATGGATTGCTACAACTGGTTCATCAATTCCTATCAAGCTACAACTCATCGGATCCATTCGTTCGCCTTGAAAAATGGTCCAATGACTGGACCGAAGATGAAGACGATGAACCTTATTGCTCGTGGTGCGACGACTATGGCCATGACATTAGCGACTGTGAATCATGCTGGTGGTGTCCTCACTGCAATCAACACGATGACCACGATGAAGACGATTGCCCCAACCGCCCACAAGAAGACAACGAGGAGGTGGATACCGATGCAGAACTTGCAGAGGACGCAGCGACAGCCGGTTGATGCGGGAATCAAGATTCAAGTTGAAGCAACTGCCATGCAGAAACTGTGGCTATGGACAGACATGGCAAAGGGCGAAGTGTCGTGTCTTGGACTGGTCGATGAAGTCGTTGATGCTGATTCCAAGCGCATCACTGCTTTGGTCGTTACAGACTTCTTTCTGGTTAAGCAAAACTGCTCGTACGATGAAACAGACATGGACATTGCCGACGTGGCTAGGTTGATCACTGAACTTGAATCCAAGGGCATTGACTCACGAAAGCTCCGATGCTGGGCCCACTCGCATGGCAGCATGTCAGTATTCTGGAGCGGGCAGGACAACACTTGCATCGACGGACTCGCAAATGGTGAATGGCTTCTGTCACTGGTAGTCAACAAACGCCGAGATACTATCATGCGTTTGGACCAGTATCATCCGAGTCACATGTATCTTGCCGATGTCGTATGGGAGACTAAGTTTCCACTTGTAGATGGTCTTGCCGAATCGTGCATGTCGGAGTTCAAAGCTAAAGTGCAGGAGGTAGCCTTTGTTCCAAGGAATCGTGACTACGGTCCTGCAAGCTTGCGGGACGCTAAGGAGCGGGGTGCATTGACGATGGACGAACTGAATGACGAACTTGATTGGCTGGGATTGGATCGTGATGAACTTGAACCCTTCTAGGAGACAACATGAACGACATGCGATTTCTAAGACAGCAAGATGTTGTCGATGCGGACAGATTGGCAAATCTGTCTGTGACTTTGATCGGTCTAGGGAGCATTGGTTCGGTGACGGGCCTATATCTTGCAAAGATGGGCGTTTGCAACTTGACTTGCTTCGATGCCGATATTGTGGATATTCACAATGTCAGCAATCAGGCTTATGGGATGTCTGATGTGGGATTGCTGAAAGCGGATGCGTTTTCTGTTCTTGTTGAAAATCAAACCGGACTGCTGTCAAACAGTACCTGTTTGCAATATGACGGAAGACGACTTTCAGGAGTTGTCATATCCGCTGTCGACAGCATGGAAAGTCGCAAGGCAATCTGGAAGAGTATTCGAGACCAAGCTGGCGTTCAGGTTTACATTGATTCACGCATGGCGCTAAACACGATGGACATTCACATTGCTAATCCACAAATTCGAGAGGAACGCGTAGCTTATTCACGGACGATCGTTTCAGACGATCAGACTCTGCAAGAACCATGTACCGCACGCACCGTTTGCTACACGCCTTTGATGGCGGCGAGTGTTGTCTGCAACTTGGTCAAGCGCTATGTTAACAACGAACAACTACCACATCGTGTGATTCTGGATCTCGCGACGTGGACACTTATCACGAACTAGGAGAACAACAATATGAATCGAAAAGGCTGCGCAATAGTTGACGCAGTTTGTACAGTCGCAGATCGGGTTTGCGGCAATGACCGGCCGGATGACGACGAGGACAAAAAGTAGGTCATTGCGGTCGACAAAAGAAGAGCCTCGCGGGGGCTCTTCTTCTATGGATAATTGAGATCTACCTGATTAACTGTCAGCAACTTCCACCGTGATCAGTTCGCGGACGCAAGGCTTGGTTCTTGTCCCTCCATGTTGCCAACAACTTACGAACTCTTTCGGTCTTGATTTGCGACTCCATGTATATCCGTCCTTTTTCTGAAAGTTCCCATTGCCCATGGCGAGAATCACGACGGAGATAACCATCGTCTTTCAATTGCTTGCGCGCCCAACAACACGTGTTGTAATACCTCTTCTGGTCAGAACTCAAAAGCTCAAAGTCTAAAGGTCTTAACATTCCGTTCGCCTCAAGGATCGTTCTAACTATCTCTACGACTTTCCAGGTAGGCACGCTTGACTTCTTGGCATATAGTACTACAAGTATCATTGTTTTGAAATCATCTTCGGGCGTTCTACCATTTCGTCTTTGCATGCTAGTCTCCTTTTGTGGTTACTGGTTCTGTTTGTATACTGTGAGGATCTTAAACGCTGATACAGGCGGCGACCAACGGGCATCGCAGACAACAACAGTACCTATTGCGTTTCGAACATCAGTGTCCCACAATCGATTATTTTTGACATCTTCTTGTGTTAACTCGAAGCGAATTACACTCATTAAAATTCGTTTCTGTCCATAGCGAAGCGTTGCATCAATTTCCCAGTCAGAAACAAAGCGCTCCGCACTTCTAGAACTACTGTGTTCGGTAAAAAGATACATGATGTCTCCGTATTTATTCGTGGTCAAATATAGTTCACGACGAGCAGTGTGTCAAGCAAAAGGTGCAAAATACCTTAGTGCAAGATAAAATAGTTTGGTGGAATGTTTAGAAGAATCATTAGAAGAAACCTTAGAAGGAATAGGCTGACGTGTCTAACGGAAGCTAACATGATTGAGCACAGAAGTCTCTCTCGGGCTTTGATTGATATGTTGATTTGCTCGAGCACTCGCGCGTTTTGAACCAGTGGATCTGGGTGGTTCAGAGACAATCATCTTTTCTGGAATAAGAATCTGTCCGAGGACAAAACTAACGGAGATTCATTGAATGAGAAATAGACCGGGATTGATCGACGGGATACTAAAAGGATTATCCGAAGCCTTGAAGGTGATCCTGAAGCGGCATTAGGTGCAACGAAAAAAAATAGACTCCAAGGACGATTTCGGAGCCTATGAGACTGAAGAAGACCTGTAAGCGCAGGTCTTCTTTTTATTTTTGAATTCACACGAAAAATAGTAACAATAACACGATTTTGGGACATCATAGGGGCATACCCAGAGACCTAAAAAATCCAACAAAAGAAATTCCAAACTCGGTTTTGGGACCAGGTTTGTATGATTCCTAGGGTATTAGGCGGGAAGAGATACTCACGGGGTATTATTGCACCGCGTGGCTTTCACGAAAGAATGCTTTTTCATCCCTTGACTCAAGCCAAATTGCTCCGTATATTCATTGAACAAATGAATAAATAACGACATTTTTATGATTGTTTTTGTTATGTTTCCGAGTTTTTATCTGTACGGACTGCAACAGGGCCCAAAGCAAGCGGTGGCTAGGGATCGAACCGTCCTTGAAGCATCAGATGAAGCAGCCAGGCACGGAGTTCAGGTAGGTGACACGATTAGACTGGCACGAAGACAGTGTCCGGGACTCGAAGTTCAGGAGTTTCGACCAGAAAACTATTCAGATCGTTTTGAACAGGCTTGGTCGGTCATCGCTGGATTCACGCCTATGGTTCAGACTACTGATCTTCATCAAGGCTACTTGGACATCACGAAGGACTTCAAGCGATTTGGCGACGCAGATACGATGGTTCGAAGTCTAAATGAAGAGCTGACGAAGACAACGGGCCTGAAATTCAATTGGGGTGGTGGAGCGGACAAGTGGATGGCTTGGCTTGCTCGCGGGCACAACCAGTTTATCACTCCTGCGATGGAGTCTCTCGTCCTGTCCAAGCTGCCGATCGAGTCAATGGCTCTGCCTGAACGCGTTACGGAGCGTCTCCACCACTTTGACATTCATACTGTCGCACAAGTCACGGGATTGCCGCCGGGATTTCTGGAATCGCATCTCGGTTTCGATCGGATCTTTGTGCTAAAGTTCTTGACTAGACACAAAGAACCCGTTCGACCAAACTTCCCACCGCGCAAGATTGAATCTTGTGTGGATGTCACAGAATCAGATGAATTTGCCTGTCAGCGGGCGATAGCAGAAGTCGCATCGAGTATCGCTACACAACTTGCAGACGCTTCTTTGCAGACCTCATGTTTACGAATAGCCTATAAGTCTGAAGTGAAGAAGCTCGAAGTAGACCACAAGCTTTCGCAAGGAGTTCTTAGTGATGGACGACTTACGAAGATACTTTTTGATTTGTTGCCAGACGGCATGCAGCAAAGCCTAAAGAGCATTGACGTTGAAGCCCTTAGATTACTTCCCCGACAAGTTACACAAGACTTGCTTTGGGAAAAGTCGCTTACTAACAATGCTGGAGAACAACTTGAACGTGCACAGAACAAACTTCACACCCGATACGGCATGGACTCTTTGGTGACTGGAAGCACCGCTTTTGCACGACAGCAGCCTCGTTTTGCACAACTAGTCTATCAGTCTCGTGGGCTAACTCTGCCATAGTATGGAGCCAGTGAACGTCATATGCGCTTCAGGCGCACCCAATTCGCTATTCTGGCGCGGCCAGTCACAGCTGATTGTCTGCGTCTTGGATCATTGGTGGGAAGCCGGACGCTGGTGGGAGACGGAAGTTGCGCGGGAGTTCTTTCTTGTGCTGACGAATCAACGGAGAATTCTACTGTGCCGCAATCCAAATTCTGGTGATTGGCTTGCCAAGTCAGCATGAGACCACCTGTTCCACTTATGGTCCGCAGCGAGTTCAGCTTTCTGAATGGCGCATCGCGGTTGGAAGAGCTTGTCAAAGTTGCTGCCCAACTTGGTTATGACACGCTTGCGCTGACCGATGTAGATCACTTGTGCGGAGTCCCAGAATTTCTTGGACTATGCAAACGCCACGGAGTGCGTCCGATACTCGGTGTAGAACTTACACTAAACACCGGCAGAATAATCGCCCTTGCCAAATCACGCAAGGGTTTTGCTTCTCTGTGCAGGCTATTAACGCAGTCACATCTGGAGAATGAACGGCGTCAACCCAAGCTTCACGAAGGTCGCCTTCTTGATGACGCAGAAGACATGATTCTGATTGCAGGAGGAAATGATGCACCACTCGTATCATGGGTTTATCAGCGGCGCATGGAAAAGGCCGAAGCCTGGCTTCGTGGTGTGCGAGACAGACTGAGCGCAGATTTTTTCGTCCGCATAGAACGTACGTTTCAACCAATGCAGCAGGAATTCAACGCGCACTTAACAGCACTTTGTTCTGATTTGAATATTCCTGTCGTTGCCTGCAACCCGGTTCACTACGCCCGGCCAGATCAATATCGCATTTTCGATTTGCTATCCTGCATCCGCAATCTAATTAAGCTCGACGACCCGCATCCTGAACGGCCCATTAACGGATTTGGATATCTGCAAAGTCCTACAGCTTTCACAAGACTATTTGAAGACATGCCGCAGGCTTTGGAGATGACACATGTCATAGCAGATCGATGTGAAGACTATTCTTTGAATGACGAGGCTTATCGTCCACGGTTTGGCAGCATTTCTGAAGACGCTTCAATCCGCAAACTGTGCCAGTTGGCAGAAGCTGGTGCCAGAAGAAAGTACGGCACCATCGATGATGAGCTTGACAAGCGCATCAAATACGAACTTAGTGTCATCACGGATTTGGGTTTTGCCGGATACTTTCTGATTGTCCATGACCTTCTGACCTTCGCGAGGTCAAAAGGCGTCAGATATGCCGGTCGTGGCAGTTCAGCAGATTCTGTTGTAGCCTACTGTCTGGACATCACCAAAGTGGATGCTTTCAAGCGCAATTTACGATTCGAAAGATTCATTAACCCCGAACGAAAAGAGTCACTGCCGGACATAGATATTGATTTCGATCGCCGGTATCGAGAGGCAATCGTTCAGTATGTGATTGGCAAGTACGGTCAGGAACATGTCGCGGGTGTAGCATCCTTCAATCGCTATAGGGC
This region of Calditrichota bacterium genomic DNA includes:
- a CDS encoding metallophosphoesterase — its product is MTSLFVSDLHGSTRRYDRLFESIKQVLPKNVFVCGDLFPHRMNSQGFIAGYLRPQLKRLQEHLREHFPLIYLILGNDDPRAAEPELLELESQGLCIYCHGKRANTDRYVVIGYNYIPPTPFQLKDWERYDVSRYVDPGCTPPDEGETSVDLSETERKWSTIASDLDKLTENVDLTNAILMFHSPPYDTQLDRAALDGQSFEGIPLDLHVGSIAIRRFIEKRQPMLTLHGHVHESTRLTGTWRQKIGRTHCMNAAHDGPELSVIRFKIDELESAERILI
- a CDS encoding winged helix-turn-helix domain-containing protein, whose amino-acid sequence is MQRRNGRTPEDDFKTMILVVLYAKKSSVPTWKVVEIVRTILEANGMLRPLDFELLSSDQKRYYNTCCWARKQLKDDGYLRRDSRHGQWELSEKGRIYMESQIKTERVRKLLATWRDKNQALRPRTDHGGSC
- a CDS encoding ThiF family adenylyltransferase — encoded protein: MNDMRFLRQQDVVDADRLANLSVTLIGLGSIGSVTGLYLAKMGVCNLTCFDADIVDIHNVSNQAYGMSDVGLLKADAFSVLVENQTGLLSNSTCLQYDGRRLSGVVISAVDSMESRKAIWKSIRDQAGVQVYIDSRMALNTMDIHIANPQIREERVAYSRTIVSDDQTLQEPCTARTVCYTPLMAASVVCNLVKRYVNNEQLPHRVILDLATWTLITN